The nucleotide window GCCAAAGAGGTAACACTTTCTTTTTTATCATCTTTTGTACTTTTTATAATAGAATTTAAACTTCTATTTATTTTTTTTCCATTAACTTCAAGATTATTTAATACTTCATCATTTTTTTCTTTTATTAAAGTAACTACATTTAAAAATCCTTTTTTATATGTGTCAAAACTTTTATTAATCTCTTCTACCATTGATACTCTTGAAGGATCTTTAATCTCAGTTAGTGCCTCACTTACTAAGCCCTCAGAAATATCATAATACTTATTAAAGCCATCCATACTTTTTTGAGTAGCTACTTTAAAATAATCTAAAACATGCATTCTAACCATAAGCATATTTGAGTGAAGATCGCTTGCAAGAATAGACTGTTTAGCAATTTTTCTGTATTTACTAAAACCATTACTTGTTTCATTTATTGAAGATATACTATAAATTGCTAAACCTGCAATTAAGATAACCATCAATGAAAAAGATGAAATTAATTTCATCTTTATTGTTAAATTTTTAAACATAATTTTACCCTTGTTTATACTTTAATTTTTTTATATAACTTTGTAATTTTGTATATTTTATTAATAAAGCTCAAATAACTACACTATTATTAATAATAATTACAAACTTCATACCTTGATACTTTTTGCCATCAAATTCAAATCTTTCATTTTCTATTATAATTTCTCCTTTGTAATGTTCTTCGATAATTTTCTTTGATATAGATAACCCTAGATCTAAAGGAAATTCATTTATATTTCCAGTAGTAACTCTAATAGTAATTTTTGTATTATTTTGATTTGTTCTAGTTTTAATTATTATTGATTCAGATTTTTGTTTTTTCTTTAAAATATTTATTAAAGTAGATAGTGTATATGTAAATATTTGTGTTAGTTCATTTTCATAACCACTATAATTGCTATTACACAAGTAGTCTGTTTCAATTGATATTTTATATTTTTTTAAAGATTGATTATGTATAGATATTGCATTTTGTAAAACATTATTGATATTAAATGTTTTTACTTCTTCTTTATCTAATAAAAAAATATCAAAATAATTAATACTATTTATAATATTTTTTATATTTTCATTTATAGTTTTTAGTGTATTAATATATGTATCTTCATCTGAAAGACCAATCTCACTATTCAATAATACACCTGAAGAGATAGTGTAAATATTATTTAAAGGATTTTTACATTCAGCCATAACATTTTGCATAACATCAGCTAATTGTAAAATCCTATTATCTTTTTTATTTAATAAATTATTTTTATCCATTAATAAAAAATTCTTACTATTATTATATTCATAATTTCATATCTTATTTTAGCCTATTCTCTATTGTAATTATTTAAAAATAATTTTACTTAATTTTAACTCTTTAACACAATATCCTATAGGATAAAAATAATTTTTCTATTTCTTAAAATAATATTGTGTTTTTAATAAATTGATAATAGATGAATATTTATAATTTTAGTAAAATAATCCGATTAAATATAATAGAAATTATTATATTTATCCTATAGAATAAAGATAAAAAATTATTATATCTATATAGTTATGTTGCTAATGTAATAATAGGATAATCAATACAAAAAAGATAAAAAATTATTATAACTATATAGTTATGTAGTTATTAAAATTATATAATAATAGGATAATTAATACAAAAATGAATTTATTAGATACTACACCTGAATTTGAACTTGAACTTTTTTATAAGAAGATATCAGGGAATATAAAAAAAAAAGAATTAAAAATGGACTAAATCAGTTAGAGGTTGCACTTGAAATTGGGATAGGATCAGTAGCTTTTTATTCTAATTGTGAGAATTTAAAATATGGAAAACATTTTAATTTGGGACATATATATAAACTAGCAAAGTTATTTGATATAGAGCCTTGCGAGTTATTAAAATAAATATTTTAATAACTCATTCCAATAAATTGATGGGCAATATATTTTGCATGATTATCAGTCATACCTACGATATAATCAATAACTCTTTGATACATATTGTATAGTGAGTCGTTTTTATTTGGTTTATCATTTTCCATTAGTTGCAAGGCTCTTTGATCTTTAAAGGATAACTTTTTCTCATCTTTGCATTTGTGCAGTCTATAAGTAGCTTTTATTAGGTTATCTAACAAGGTTTCAATTATATTATAAGCACCAAGTTCTAATTCTACTTTTCTAGTCTCATTAAATACTTTTTCATGACCTAGTCTTTTTGCTACCAATAATCCTTGCTTTAAATCATCATTTGTAAAATATGTTAATAAATCTTTTTCTTGGTTTTCACTGCAGATATGTTCTAAATTTTCTTCAAATTTTTCCATTGCATGATTAGTAAGATTGTTGATTGACAGGGCAACAAATCTTGATAATCTTTGGAAATCATCATACTTTTCA belongs to Arcobacter sp. F2176 and includes:
- a CDS encoding HAMP domain-containing histidine kinase; the encoded protein is MDKNNLLNKKDNRILQLADVMQNVMAECKNPLNNIYTISSGVLLNSEIGLSDEDTYINTLKTINENIKNIINSINYFDIFLLDKEEVKTFNINNVLQNAISIHNQSLKKYKISIETDYLCNSNYSGYENELTQIFTYTLSTLINILKKKQKSESIIIKTRTNQNNTKITIRVTTGNINEFPLDLGLSISKKIIEEHYKGEIIIENERFEFDGKKYQGMKFVIIINNSVVI